A single window of Halobacterium jilantaiense DNA harbors:
- a CDS encoding CbtA family protein translates to MLSTSLERGALAGVAGGLVHGLFVWLVGTPLIRLAETHEHHHGGEPAVSAAVASVTSVAGGVLFGVVLGVVVFGLAHYVLEPALPDGAGARSLLLGAAGFVTVSGAPWVALPPQPPGVEAALATDVRLGIYVGMMALGALACALAWRAYTAARDRRWARAAALGAVAVAVLPAAGVLTPPAVAASPVPATLTTAFRWTTVFGQVALWFVLAATHAWLVGRVDDPVEHDALTDDALASAD, encoded by the coding sequence ATGCTCTCGACCTCCCTCGAACGGGGCGCGCTCGCCGGTGTCGCCGGCGGCCTGGTCCACGGGCTGTTCGTCTGGCTCGTCGGCACCCCCCTGATTCGGCTGGCGGAGACCCACGAGCACCACCACGGCGGCGAGCCCGCCGTCTCCGCCGCAGTCGCGTCCGTCACGAGCGTCGCCGGCGGCGTCCTCTTCGGGGTGGTGCTCGGTGTGGTCGTGTTCGGACTGGCGCACTACGTCCTCGAACCGGCGCTGCCCGACGGCGCTGGCGCGCGCAGCCTCCTGCTCGGCGCAGCGGGCTTCGTCACCGTCTCTGGCGCGCCGTGGGTCGCGCTCCCCCCACAGCCACCGGGCGTCGAGGCCGCGCTCGCGACCGACGTTCGGCTCGGCATCTACGTCGGCATGATGGCGCTGGGCGCGCTCGCGTGCGCGCTCGCCTGGCGGGCGTACACAGCCGCCCGCGACCGGCGCTGGGCGCGAGCCGCCGCCCTCGGTGCCGTCGCGGTCGCCGTGCTCCCGGCCGCCGGCGTCCTCACCCCGCCCGCCGTCGCAGCCAGCCCGGTGCCGGCCACGCTCACGACGGCGTTCCGCTGGACGACGGTGTTCGGTCAGGTCGCGCTCTGGTTCGTCCTCGCCGCCACCCACGCGTGGCTGGTCGGCCGAGTCGACGACCCGGTCGAACACGACGCGCTCACCGACGACGCGCTCGCGTCGGCCGACTGA
- a CDS encoding (2Fe-2S) ferredoxin domain-containing protein — protein MQRRTSEVRASGRTDHVLVCTHARDSEHAACAGADGQAVYDAVAEWLRDRGVLWSEVQLAETSCLALCSADGTAVAVHPRGEWYSDVTPADVPALLEDLFGADAGDLGDGVAAED, from the coding sequence ATGCAGCGCCGAACCTCCGAGGTTCGGGCGTCCGGCCGCACCGACCACGTGCTGGTCTGCACCCACGCCCGCGATAGCGAGCACGCCGCCTGCGCGGGTGCGGACGGACAGGCCGTCTACGACGCCGTCGCGGAGTGGCTCCGCGACCGCGGCGTCCTCTGGTCGGAGGTCCAGCTCGCGGAGACCTCCTGTCTGGCGCTGTGCAGCGCCGACGGGACGGCGGTGGCCGTCCATCCGCGCGGCGAGTGGTACTCGGACGTGACGCCGGCGGACGTGCCCGCGCTGCTCGAAGACCTGTTCGGTGCCGACGCGGGCGACCTCGGGGACGGCGTGGCAGCCGAGGACTGA
- a CDS encoding PQQ-binding-like beta-propeller repeat protein, with translation MPSRQTSSTVADLGDVQPSGSRQLGRRSSVCLTDDGVVAGLADGTVAAFDDDLREVWRDEGDDADDRGSVVALAPFADGVLAGERGAAGEIRLHDRDTGDVRWRYRTADDVGSPQKRTRFYLPFVVDIAVPDGGERAFVAARRYERGPDGGRCFRSVVAALDPDGSVAWRHAADASPISLAADGGDRLAVAYNRCPGDWDAGLVVLDPATGAERRRWDPPGDGDRRVGDVALAPGRVVAASHADYRGYCLDGDGVRWAVDLGRPVERGDETVYAYPNHVHATGEGVVFVTGNTYPDGDGRETDARHPNEHAVVGVTPDGDHSFTGDAGGFAHEIATDGAHVAVPVAQHFRDRDADRHGVCVAHVVDGLRTRQSLGGVGTAAALTGDRCVAVEEPVAYHDAEASRGAYRLHQWPR, from the coding sequence ATGCCTTCCCGGCAGACGAGTAGCACGGTCGCCGACCTCGGCGACGTGCAGCCGAGCGGCTCCCGGCAGCTCGGCCGCCGGTCGAGTGTCTGTCTCACCGACGACGGCGTCGTCGCCGGCCTCGCGGACGGCACCGTCGCGGCGTTCGACGACGACCTTCGTGAGGTGTGGCGCGACGAGGGCGACGACGCGGACGACCGCGGCAGCGTGGTCGCCCTTGCCCCGTTCGCAGACGGCGTCCTCGCCGGCGAGCGCGGCGCGGCCGGCGAGATTCGGCTGCACGACCGCGACACCGGCGACGTGCGGTGGCGGTACCGGACCGCCGACGACGTCGGCAGCCCGCAGAAACGCACCCGGTTCTACCTGCCGTTCGTCGTCGACATCGCTGTGCCCGACGGCGGCGAGCGCGCGTTCGTCGCCGCGCGCCGCTACGAGCGCGGCCCCGACGGCGGCCGGTGCTTCCGGAGTGTCGTGGCCGCTCTCGACCCCGACGGCAGCGTCGCGTGGCGGCATGCGGCCGACGCCTCCCCCATCAGCCTCGCCGCCGACGGCGGGGACCGACTCGCCGTCGCGTACAACCGCTGCCCCGGCGACTGGGACGCCGGCCTCGTCGTTCTCGACCCCGCGACTGGCGCGGAACGGCGGCGCTGGGACCCGCCGGGAGACGGCGACCGGCGCGTCGGCGACGTGGCCCTCGCGCCCGGGCGCGTGGTCGCCGCCAGCCACGCCGACTACCGCGGGTACTGCCTCGACGGCGACGGCGTCCGGTGGGCCGTCGACCTCGGCCGGCCGGTCGAGCGCGGCGACGAGACGGTGTACGCGTACCCGAATCACGTCCACGCGACTGGCGAGGGCGTCGTCTTCGTCACGGGGAACACGTACCCGGACGGTGACGGCCGCGAGACGGACGCGCGCCACCCGAACGAACACGCCGTGGTCGGCGTGACACCGGACGGCGACCACTCGTTCACCGGCGACGCGGGCGGGTTCGCACACGAGATTGCGACCGACGGCGCGCACGTCGCGGTCCCGGTCGCCCAGCACTTCCGCGACCGGGACGCCGACCGGCACGGCGTGTGCGTCGCGCACGTCGTCGACGGCCTGCGGACGCGACAGTCGCTGGGCGGCGTCGGGACGGCGGCGGCGCTGACCGGCGACCGGTGTGTCGCAGTCGAGGAGCCGGTCGCGTACCACGACGCCGAGGCGTCCCGGGGGGCGTACCGCCTCCACCAGTGGCCGCGGTAG
- a CDS encoding DUF3209 family protein: MTCHELEALRLGLMNVLGTSDRSAREHAEKELDGELDGPIEGLAEADSLSDLQRHLDAALVDLEEQVAAADEADPEYDYLRGRLVAVRDAERSLARVVDHGTGFLDDLGETHHSLHDAFPADE, translated from the coding sequence ATGACCTGCCACGAACTCGAAGCGCTGCGACTCGGCCTGATGAACGTCCTCGGCACCAGCGACCGGAGCGCCCGCGAGCACGCCGAGAAGGAACTGGACGGCGAACTGGACGGCCCCATCGAGGGGCTGGCGGAAGCGGACTCGCTGTCCGACCTCCAGCGGCACCTCGACGCCGCGCTCGTCGACCTCGAAGAGCAGGTCGCCGCAGCCGACGAGGCCGACCCCGAGTACGACTACCTCCGTGGGCGGCTGGTCGCGGTTCGGGACGCCGAGCGGTCGCTCGCCCGGGTCGTCGACCACGGCACGGGATTCCTCGACGACCTCGGCGAGACCCACCACTCGCTGCACGATGCCTTCCCGGCAGACGAGTAG
- a CDS encoding CbiX/SirB N-terminal domain-containing protein, translated as MSRTDSPTGSLNDEAVLLVGHGSRREASNEQVRTLAADLEGRLGVPVDAGFLELAEPSIPDAIDALAPAVSSISVVHLSLFAASHVKNDVPAALQRARSEHPDVAFENGAHLGVHPAIVDLLDDRAASVEADLGVDRERDDVAVVLCARGSSDPDANADVHKLARLLYEGREFSRVDATFIGVTEPTLDDTLHDVAKHRPDAVVVVPYMLGDGVLTGRIRDGTDDFDADYPYVDAACGDPLGTDSRLLDVLADRWQEARTGSVEMSCDTCKYKVELDGYEEDVGGAKAMLRALNHQEAHEDRENVADDPHAHDAPDRHVAVCTNQTCAADGAPAVLERLRQAARDAEDGSLRVTRTSCLGQCGDGPNVAVYPDGVWYQRVDPEDADRIVSSHVDRDRIVSDLDSQLL; from the coding sequence GTGAGCCGCACGGACAGTCCGACCGGGAGCCTGAACGACGAGGCGGTGTTGCTGGTCGGCCACGGCTCCCGCCGCGAGGCGTCGAACGAGCAGGTGCGCACGCTTGCCGCCGACCTCGAAGGACGGCTCGGCGTGCCAGTCGACGCCGGCTTCCTCGAACTCGCGGAGCCGTCGATTCCGGACGCCATCGACGCGCTCGCGCCCGCCGTCTCCAGCATCTCGGTCGTCCACCTGTCGCTGTTCGCCGCCAGCCACGTGAAGAACGACGTGCCCGCGGCGCTCCAGCGTGCCCGCAGCGAGCACCCGGACGTGGCCTTCGAGAACGGCGCGCATCTCGGCGTCCACCCCGCCATCGTCGACCTGCTAGACGACCGCGCAGCGAGCGTCGAGGCCGACCTCGGCGTCGACCGCGAGCGCGACGACGTGGCGGTCGTGCTGTGCGCGCGAGGCTCCAGCGACCCGGACGCGAACGCCGACGTGCACAAGCTCGCCCGGCTGCTGTACGAGGGCCGCGAGTTCTCCCGGGTCGACGCGACGTTCATCGGCGTGACCGAGCCGACACTCGACGACACGCTCCACGACGTGGCGAAACACCGGCCGGACGCCGTCGTCGTCGTGCCGTACATGCTCGGCGACGGCGTGCTCACGGGCCGCATCCGCGACGGGACCGACGACTTCGACGCCGACTACCCGTACGTCGACGCCGCCTGCGGCGACCCGCTTGGCACGGACTCGCGGCTGCTGGACGTGCTCGCGGACCGCTGGCAGGAAGCCCGGACGGGGAGCGTCGAGATGTCCTGTGACACCTGCAAGTACAAGGTGGAACTCGACGGCTACGAGGAGGACGTGGGTGGCGCGAAGGCAATGCTGCGCGCCCTCAACCACCAGGAAGCCCACGAGGACCGCGAGAACGTCGCCGACGACCCGCACGCCCACGACGCGCCCGACCGCCACGTCGCCGTCTGCACGAACCAGACGTGTGCCGCCGACGGCGCGCCCGCCGTCCTCGAACGCCTCCGGCAGGCAGCCCGGGACGCCGAGGACGGCAGCCTCCGGGTCACGCGCACCTCGTGTCTCGGGCAGTGCGGCGACGGCCCGAACGTCGCCGTCTACCCGGACGGCGTCTGGTACCAGCGCGTCGACCCCGAGGACGCCGACCGAATCGTCTCGTCGCACGTCGACCGCGACCGCATCGTCTCCGACCTCGACTCACAGCTACTATGA
- a CDS encoding cobalamin biosynthesis protein, translated as MSADAPRVEVPDSALAAHPETAYFWGCVAGSGDLTESCVRVETTDEAAAERLAAVAGGAQTETDHRVREREYAHDTSITRREDEYTVQVFGGLAERAAAAFGLPIDGAAGGYRLDAFEGHERQLLRGLVESCGTVCFKSSSGTVGLSFVHEDRALLETVQSLLDDAPPDAPRGDLSDASSGYYFSVEDDAVPELGAWLYEGSTDSGLFAPSRRRKLRRSLEQAEDVDATLEGAES; from the coding sequence ATGAGCGCCGACGCGCCGCGGGTCGAGGTGCCGGACTCGGCGCTCGCCGCACACCCCGAGACCGCGTACTTCTGGGGCTGCGTCGCCGGCTCGGGAGACCTCACCGAGTCCTGCGTGCGCGTGGAGACGACCGACGAGGCGGCGGCCGAGCGGCTGGCGGCCGTCGCGGGCGGCGCGCAGACCGAGACCGACCACCGGGTCCGGGAGCGCGAGTACGCCCACGACACCTCGATTACGCGCCGCGAAGACGAGTACACTGTTCAGGTGTTCGGCGGCCTCGCCGAGCGCGCGGCGGCCGCGTTCGGCCTCCCCATCGACGGGGCGGCTGGCGGCTACCGGCTGGACGCCTTCGAGGGACACGAGCGCCAGCTGCTGCGCGGGCTCGTCGAGTCCTGCGGGACGGTCTGCTTCAAGTCGTCGTCGGGCACCGTCGGCCTCTCGTTCGTCCACGAGGACCGCGCGCTCTTGGAGACGGTCCAGTCGCTGCTCGACGACGCGCCGCCCGACGCGCCGCGCGGCGACCTCTCGGACGCGTCCTCGGGGTACTACTTCAGCGTCGAGGACGACGCCGTGCCGGAACTCGGCGCGTGGCTCTACGAGGGCAGTACGGACTCGGGACTGTTCGCGCCGTCGCGCCGCCGGAAGCTCCGCCGGAGCCTCGAACAGGCCGAGGACGTGGACGCCACGCTGGAGGGCGCGGAGTCGTGA
- a CDS encoding ferredoxin translates to MYRVTIDRDACDGVFACLTRDSRFVEDDDGLATFDTDEGSVEQTDETVVGTFDDERVADAEDAAAACPLDAITVEAVEGKR, encoded by the coding sequence ATGTACCGGGTGACTATCGACCGCGACGCCTGCGACGGCGTGTTCGCGTGTCTGACCCGGGATTCGCGGTTCGTCGAGGACGACGACGGCCTCGCGACCTTCGACACGGACGAAGGCAGCGTCGAACAGACCGACGAGACCGTCGTCGGGACGTTCGACGACGAGCGCGTCGCGGACGCCGAGGACGCCGCCGCGGCGTGCCCGCTCGACGCCATCACCGTCGAAGCCGTGGAGGGGAAGCGATGA